The proteins below come from a single Candidatus Kirkpatrickella diaphorinae genomic window:
- a CDS encoding TonB-dependent receptor, with amino-acid sequence MREDEQKRRTLSLAQSGRFVRSTKSAPRAVTISVPDQAIKARSLRFFVKRVGPLGLIFLTPGARAAPLTKDAPRSSHTVTQPQGEKILVVGVRQPRRLDEMGTSGSFVSATQLRQAQVRDTNDLGRVLPGLQISNSGNFLYPSITVRGITSAQDFYHPATTFYVDDVPVLPINAMQALMDVESVNFLRGPQVALYGQSAEGGVIDIATRQPGPRTKAAFDDGAESRYGYHVNANASGAIVQHWLYGAMFLTSQDYPGNITNPNTGSTHLGGYETRGGRAVLRLAPDDQPWEIGFSVDGSCSYGSQDVYIDFDHIASRRVTSTAPGTPDPRLKRCGHDESLRGIYHLPGWKISAITSLQDRSFSRVFPYGRYTSLQPEQWAANTQELRLGTEGQHKRYDLVTGFFHQTTYQHRQTTTLSSTNAYPFKRSSNRAETVALYGNIYWHLLEKLSLGLGGRLSRDMSDIAFSSTSRGVTQFSRQNHKNQNMSLGNVSLDYEALPGWHLHGRVSQGYKPAGFNYAPHTLQDAMPYNPERELSYEMGTLYHKQGFLARVGYFYNRLQDAQIYVGPIGSQIISSAGHAHASGVEGEMSWNFWRKWTIGFDGNRTVSKFDDFQNSDGTNNNGNLLPFVPAFAAAAHLTTSLDTGHGIIKPAIDLRVTGPQYFDIENKLQQPTFAQLDLRATWLFGSRYEFTVYANNVTDKLYRTYGFMSGSGGSAQISFGRTVGFNLRIASAER; translated from the coding sequence ATGCGGGAAGATGAACAAAAAAGACGAACTCTCTCCCTCGCCCAGTCCGGCAGGTTCGTCAGAAGCACCAAGTCAGCGCCGCGCGCGGTCACTATTTCCGTTCCCGACCAGGCCATTAAGGCGCGGTCCCTGCGGTTTTTCGTAAAACGTGTCGGGCCGCTTGGCCTGATTTTTCTGACACCGGGCGCGAGAGCCGCCCCACTGACAAAAGACGCACCACGATCTTCCCACACGGTCACGCAGCCTCAGGGGGAGAAGATCCTCGTCGTCGGGGTGCGCCAGCCGCGCCGCCTTGATGAAATGGGGACGAGCGGGTCCTTCGTATCCGCCACGCAGCTCCGGCAGGCGCAGGTGCGTGACACGAATGATCTGGGCCGGGTTCTGCCCGGGTTACAAATCTCGAATAGCGGCAATTTCCTCTATCCATCCATCACAGTGCGCGGCATCACCTCCGCGCAGGATTTCTATCACCCGGCGACGACATTCTATGTTGACGATGTCCCCGTCCTGCCCATCAATGCGATGCAGGCACTGATGGATGTTGAAAGCGTCAATTTCCTCCGCGGGCCGCAAGTCGCCCTTTACGGCCAGAGTGCTGAAGGCGGCGTGATCGATATCGCCACGCGCCAACCCGGTCCGAGGACAAAAGCAGCGTTCGATGACGGTGCTGAAAGCCGTTATGGCTATCATGTCAATGCCAATGCCAGCGGTGCAATTGTGCAGCACTGGCTCTATGGCGCGATGTTTCTGACAAGTCAGGATTATCCCGGCAATATCACCAATCCAAATACCGGCTCCACCCATCTTGGCGGCTATGAAACGCGGGGGGGCCGTGCCGTTCTGCGGCTGGCACCGGATGATCAACCCTGGGAAATCGGCTTCTCCGTCGATGGGTCATGCAGTTATGGCAGCCAGGATGTCTACATCGATTTTGATCATATCGCCTCCCGCCGCGTCACCAGCACGGCACCGGGCACGCCGGACCCACGGCTGAAACGTTGCGGCCATGACGAATCCCTGCGCGGCATTTACCATCTCCCCGGCTGGAAAATCAGCGCCATTACTTCCCTGCAGGACCGGTCCTTCTCCCGCGTGTTTCCCTATGGGCGCTACACGTCACTTCAGCCTGAACAATGGGCCGCCAATACGCAGGAACTACGCCTCGGGACGGAAGGGCAGCATAAACGCTATGATCTCGTCACCGGCTTTTTCCATCAGACGACTTATCAGCATCGGCAGACGACAACCCTGTCTTCGACAAATGCCTACCCCTTCAAACGCTCCTCCAACCGAGCCGAAACCGTCGCGCTTTATGGCAATATTTACTGGCATTTGCTGGAGAAACTCAGCCTCGGGCTGGGTGGACGCCTGTCGCGCGACATGTCGGATATCGCGTTTTCCTCCACGTCCCGCGGCGTGACCCAGTTTTCCAGACAGAACCACAAAAATCAGAATATGAGTCTGGGCAATGTCTCTCTCGATTACGAGGCTCTTCCGGGCTGGCATCTGCATGGACGTGTCAGTCAGGGTTACAAGCCCGCTGGCTTCAATTACGCGCCCCACACGCTTCAGGATGCGATGCCCTATAATCCGGAGCGTGAGCTGAGTTATGAGATGGGCACTCTTTATCACAAGCAGGGATTTCTCGCGCGGGTCGGCTATTTTTACAATCGTCTGCAGGATGCGCAGATTTATGTGGGGCCCATCGGAAGCCAGATCATCTCAAGCGCAGGCCATGCCCATGCCAGCGGCGTGGAAGGTGAAATGAGCTGGAATTTCTGGCGGAAATGGACCATCGGTTTCGATGGCAATCGCACCGTCTCGAAATTCGATGATTTTCAGAATAGTGACGGGACGAATAATAACGGTAATCTCCTGCCCTTCGTCCCGGCTTTCGCGGCCGCGGCCCATTTGACGACAAGCCTGGATACGGGCCACGGCATCATCAAACCGGCGATTGATCTGCGCGTCACCGGGCCTCAATATTTTGACATTGAAAACAAGCTTCAGCAGCCGACTTTCGCGCAGCTTGATTTACGGGCCACGTGGCTGTTCGGCTCCCGCTACGAATTTACGGTTTACGCCAATAATGTCACCGATAAGCTCTATCGCACTTACGGGTTTATGAGCGGCAGCGGGGGCAGCGCGCAAATCAGTTTTGGTCGCACGGTCGGGTTCAACCTTCGCATCGCATCGGCGGAAAGATGA
- a CDS encoding Rrf2 family transcriptional regulator gives MRLTLHTDCALRTLIYLGTHTDRLVSIREVVETYDVSENHLVKIIHRLGIGGFIETLRGRNGGLRLARPASEIRIGDVVRFTEENMALVPCTQEARISDDGPVCILGRNCRLRGVLAEALSDFMSVLDRYSLQDLIK, from the coding sequence ATGCGTCTCACCCTTCACACTGATTGCGCCCTCCGGACATTGATTTATCTCGGCACCCACACGGATCGACTGGTTTCCATCCGGGAGGTTGTTGAGACCTATGATGTCTCCGAAAATCATCTCGTGAAAATTATTCACCGCTTGGGCATTGGCGGATTTATCGAGACGCTTCGGGGGCGAAATGGCGGCCTTCGCTTGGCGCGACCCGCTTCGGAAATTCGTATCGGAGATGTCGTCCGCTTTACGGAAGAAAACATGGCCCTGGTCCCCTGCACGCAGGAAGCCCGGATATCGGACGATGGCCCGGTCTGCATTCTCGGTAGAAATTGTCGTTTACGCGGTGTTCTGGCGGAAGCGCTGAGTGACTTCATGTCGGTTCTTGATCGGTACAGCTTGCAGGATCTCATTAAATAA
- a CDS encoding MFS transporter produces the protein MITLTAGFARFVSPQRSERSALIAIWGVYTIQGQLGGLTFVALPAILRSKHVQMEQIAVFSAIILVWALKFLWAARVERLRQQMMGSFGLGRAIFLAELMIAGLIVGSALISFNSVLPFLAIFSGAAFLASIIDIATDGYLIAHFPPNLRRLGATAQVGGGYLGFALGGSFLPALYESAGWPVSCLVAGGVTILLSAPLLTLPHTVPSSLMHASTRLAHGWRPNLLWALKRREIQAGIAMIIIFDAARRMTQGLGALYLLDGGVSLTFIGAFNGIVGIGAGLMGTVLGNFCVRKSGSSTSLTAIAIVTSVILSLASFTILLGHRGLPLFIALLFLESLVMAAGFVVLFSRVMGLTSPRQPGLDYAVFQSVSAVVAAMAGFAGTSLAGKAGYEASFACATCIALASIPILKLLQKPFEGG, from the coding sequence ATGATTACCCTCACGGCAGGATTTGCGCGTTTCGTCAGCCCGCAGAGAAGTGAACGCAGCGCTCTCATCGCAATCTGGGGTGTCTACACAATCCAGGGGCAGTTGGGCGGGCTGACCTTCGTCGCCCTTCCCGCCATCTTGCGGTCGAAACATGTCCAGATGGAGCAGATTGCCGTCTTCTCTGCCATCATCCTCGTCTGGGCTCTCAAATTCTTATGGGCCGCCAGGGTTGAGCGACTGCGCCAGCAAATGATGGGCAGTTTCGGCCTTGGACGTGCGATTTTTCTGGCGGAACTCATGATTGCCGGATTGATCGTCGGGTCCGCCCTCATCTCCTTCAACAGCGTCCTGCCATTTCTCGCGATTTTCTCCGGCGCGGCGTTTCTGGCCAGCATCATTGACATTGCCACGGACGGCTATCTGATCGCGCATTTCCCCCCCAACCTCCGCCGTCTCGGCGCAACGGCGCAGGTGGGCGGCGGTTATCTTGGTTTCGCATTGGGCGGCAGTTTTCTGCCCGCACTTTATGAAAGCGCCGGCTGGCCCGTCAGCTGCCTTGTGGCGGGTGGCGTGACCATCCTGCTCAGTGCCCCTCTTCTGACACTCCCGCACACCGTCCCATCCAGCCTGATGCACGCCAGCACCCGACTTGCGCACGGATGGCGGCCCAACCTCCTCTGGGCGCTGAAACGTCGGGAAATTCAAGCTGGCATCGCCATGATCATCATTTTCGATGCAGCAAGGCGTATGACGCAAGGATTGGGCGCCCTTTATCTGTTGGATGGCGGCGTCTCCCTCACTTTCATCGGTGCCTTTAATGGCATTGTCGGCATCGGCGCCGGTTTAATGGGCACGGTTCTCGGCAATTTCTGCGTGCGGAAATCAGGGTCTTCCACTTCATTGACCGCCATCGCCATCGTGACTTCGGTCATTTTGAGCCTCGCAAGTTTCACGATATTGCTCGGCCATCGCGGCCTGCCCTTATTCATCGCGCTTCTCTTCCTTGAGTCGCTCGTGATGGCGGCGGGTTTTGTGGTGCTTTTCTCACGGGTGATGGGGCTGACATCGCCGCGCCAGCCGGGGCTCGATTACGCGGTGTTCCAGAGCGTCAGCGCCGTCGTCGCGGCGATGGCAGGGTTTGCGGGGACGAGTCTCGCAGGGAAGGCCGGTTATGAAGCCAGTTTTGCCTGTGCCACCTGCATCGCCCTTGCCTCCATACCCATACTGAAATTGCTTCAAAAACCTTTCGAAGGGGGCTGA
- a CDS encoding non-ribosomal peptide synthetase, with the protein MSNIALLPEGDVPCPPALDDLANWLATELRIPSADIIAADNLLMLGLDSLRTMACVNRLRVAGHGVTLKQLLAKPSLKDWSCLIRELDDAQPRAPDSTPKPWPTMLDGAAFPLTDIQHAYLVGRGPAQPLGGVGCHLYQEFDGNGLTLETLNHAILTLIYRHPMLNVAIRADGAQRWIGPPRWTGAHIYDLRDASPQQLTTHAETMRATYGHRLLDVQNGACFDFRLTLLPGDRHRLHVNLDLLILDAASFSILFSELAALLAGHTLPPLDRKYDFRAYLAEAASHDAALRTRARTYWQARLENLPPAPALPMMETAVSSEAVTRHRRRHVLDAQVWARFSEEATRRGHTPTMALATAFAMVMARWSNQPRLLLNVPIFDRQPFHPDVTSMIGDFTKIILVDMAAEGESFSDLVRQNIDGFTTCWEYRDYSGIEILRDLRKRGQHPQGAPIVFTGALGDPLFGADPASTIGSPGWGVSQTPQVSIDHLAYRLSDSVCLQWDSADPIFPAGMVDAMFGAYVALIDALAADTALWEHPLPDLLPEGQRRIRAEVNDVRGPLPQNTLHDGFFHKAVTQPEAIAIIHRGRETRYGELDLMARRCARSLLEAGVKPGDRVAICMARGVGHVVSVLAILSVGAAYVPLAYDQPEDRLNIILNQAGINILLTSSAHDAWGNLGCRIVPWETMQDCAPLDEIVHISNDALAYVIYTSGSTGVPKGVMISHRAALNSCADINRRIALTPSDRILALAALYFDLSVYDIFGALSAGAAIVMLDEAERRDPGTWCTLIARHNITVWNSVPSLFDMLITYAEGFETRAPAILRVALLSGDWIGLDLAGRFHAFNTQGRLLALGGATEAAIWSNHFEVGDIDPSWRSIPYGHPLTNQKFRVVDHNGRDCPDWISGELWIGGAGVAMGYLNDPTRTAAQFVRYQGERWYETGDMGRYWPDGTLEFLGRRDRQVKIGGYRIELAEIDVAFSSLPGIRQSLTLATEGRDRSLITFLIPASDEMSPVSDEAAPANEIYKSCFRTIETSLPATDRAQSCAAVRDFIAAHLDMKGLSLEDLSDPTEACAKYGATPHFLPVFEQWAAICAEVTSPVAAPLQDFETLHHPVHAILTGAAPPNTLLDDENWAPETQMLTLPGTKEALHWLADAVPAITRCIHHRPLIVEIGARSGLTARYLMRALPSGSAQYIATDESAEMICRAEARDARDPGLTFTHWHGETRAALAGQADIVLANNALHRLDAAGLDAVMHVARPGALIFVMELAVLPPLACVSADLLNGGHSLADRIISAEGWRDRLAARGLICEDAVRMGDQNCLILHRAAADQRPDIETLRALAARKLPEYMIPRQIRFLDAWPLTPNGKIDHAALLKKTHADDAPASPLTPAPQTRNAAEACVAAIWKRLLKLTDVTRDSHFFAIGGDSLLATRLIGALASEGYEAQLNMLFARPVLSEFAATLTRAATDGVTLTHDIANRYAPFPLSDVQQAYLVGRQPDFALGGVGSQFFITFDVTDLDVKKFEHALNHLIRRHDMLRCVVRGTQQQVLEHVPVYRLNRRIFPSLDSHDLEIWRDALSHQLLNPESWPVFDIQAASDGGNITRIFMTLDNLMLDGMSMQIFLAELDDLYTGRATHAEDPGITFRDYQVHQALQKPAPQSRDYWRARLPLLPPAPPLPLKSDPAQLYRPVFKRLSSSLTPQVWSQLKSRAAGSGVTPSTVLLAAFCTSLSRWSQTRKHTLNLTLFDRTPIHPQIDRILGDFTSLLLLEWSPEADWRTTLIALQQRLGQDLAHRDVSAIWVMRQLAASLGQASASMPVIFTSAIGVSDGRFLSESAFLKPRDGISQTPQVWLDHQVYEADGRLHFNWDVAEALFDPAMLKAQFGAYCHLLTQLVHEDAIWEAPMSLLIGAPSQDATRPESAPKRPATSTRQSEERHERPDPAFLAWLCQAFEEVTGYAMAPRQNFFDRGGTSLHLVQFHKLLRDAGYSDLTVTDLFSHASPQELALHLKKMQAAAPPPADAGRLMRNRRKINMQRRTGSLTSADRDDHHE; encoded by the coding sequence ATGTCGAATATTGCGTTACTGCCGGAAGGCGATGTACCCTGCCCGCCCGCCCTCGATGACCTCGCCAACTGGCTTGCGACTGAATTGCGTATCCCGTCCGCTGACATCATTGCCGCGGATAATCTGCTCATGCTCGGGCTTGATTCCCTCCGCACCATGGCATGCGTCAATCGGCTTCGCGTGGCGGGGCATGGTGTGACGCTGAAACAGCTTCTCGCAAAACCATCCCTCAAAGACTGGTCCTGCCTGATCAGGGAGCTTGACGACGCCCAACCGCGCGCGCCGGATAGCACGCCAAAGCCATGGCCGACCATGCTGGATGGTGCGGCCTTCCCCCTGACGGATATTCAGCACGCTTATCTCGTCGGGCGGGGACCGGCCCAGCCGCTTGGCGGCGTCGGGTGTCATCTTTATCAGGAATTTGACGGTAACGGCCTCACACTTGAAACGCTCAATCACGCCATATTAACGCTGATTTATCGCCACCCGATGCTGAATGTCGCGATCCGCGCGGATGGTGCGCAAAGATGGATCGGACCGCCTCGCTGGACCGGCGCGCACATTTACGACCTTCGTGATGCATCGCCCCAGCAGCTTACCACCCATGCCGAGACGATGCGCGCCACTTATGGCCATCGCCTGCTCGACGTTCAAAATGGCGCCTGCTTTGACTTCCGATTGACGCTTCTGCCAGGGGACCGCCATCGCTTGCACGTTAATCTCGACCTTCTCATTCTTGACGCGGCGAGTTTCAGTATCCTCTTCAGCGAGTTGGCCGCTCTGCTCGCGGGCCACACCCTCCCACCCCTTGACCGGAAATATGACTTCCGCGCCTATCTGGCCGAAGCCGCCTCCCATGATGCAGCATTAAGGACGCGCGCCCGCACTTACTGGCAGGCCCGGCTTGAAAATCTGCCTCCCGCCCCGGCATTGCCGATGATGGAAACAGCCGTCAGTTCCGAAGCCGTGACGCGTCATCGGCGGCGTCATGTGCTGGACGCACAGGTCTGGGCCCGATTTTCCGAGGAAGCCACGCGCCGGGGACATACGCCGACAATGGCGCTCGCGACCGCGTTTGCCATGGTCATGGCACGATGGAGCAATCAGCCCCGCCTGCTTCTCAACGTCCCGATTTTTGATCGGCAGCCTTTTCATCCGGATGTCACATCCATGATCGGCGATTTCACGAAAATCATTCTGGTCGATATGGCGGCCGAAGGTGAAAGTTTTTCGGATCTGGTCCGGCAGAATATCGATGGTTTCACGACATGCTGGGAGTATAGGGATTATTCCGGCATCGAGATCCTGCGGGATCTGCGCAAGCGCGGGCAACATCCGCAAGGTGCCCCGATTGTGTTTACCGGCGCGCTGGGCGACCCCCTCTTCGGCGCGGATCCTGCCAGCACGATCGGAAGCCCGGGCTGGGGCGTGTCGCAAACCCCCCAGGTTTCAATCGACCACCTTGCCTACCGACTCTCTGACTCCGTCTGCCTGCAATGGGACAGTGCGGACCCGATTTTTCCCGCGGGAATGGTTGACGCCATGTTCGGGGCCTATGTGGCGCTTATCGATGCCCTGGCCGCTGACACTGCCTTATGGGAACACCCCCTGCCCGACCTGCTCCCGGAGGGGCAGCGCCGCATACGGGCTGAGGTGAATGACGTTCGCGGCCCCCTGCCGCAGAACACGCTTCATGACGGTTTCTTCCACAAGGCGGTCACGCAGCCGGAAGCCATCGCCATTATTCATCGCGGACGGGAGACGCGATATGGCGAGCTTGACCTTATGGCCCGCCGCTGCGCGCGCTCTTTGCTGGAAGCAGGCGTCAAACCGGGAGACAGGGTCGCCATCTGCATGGCGCGCGGCGTGGGTCACGTCGTGTCGGTTCTGGCCATCCTGTCGGTCGGGGCGGCCTACGTCCCCCTCGCTTATGATCAACCGGAAGATCGTCTGAACATCATTCTGAATCAGGCCGGAATCAACATCCTGCTGACATCCTCCGCGCACGATGCGTGGGGCAACCTGGGATGCCGGATTGTGCCTTGGGAGACGATGCAGGATTGCGCACCGCTTGATGAGATCGTCCATATCTCCAATGATGCGCTGGCCTATGTGATTTACACCTCCGGCTCAACAGGTGTGCCGAAAGGGGTGATGATCTCCCACCGCGCGGCGCTCAATAGTTGCGCGGATATTAATCGCCGGATCGCCCTGACCCCTTCGGACAGGATTTTGGCCCTCGCCGCGCTTTATTTTGATCTTTCCGTTTACGATATTTTCGGCGCGCTTTCCGCAGGCGCTGCCATCGTCATGCTTGATGAGGCCGAGCGCCGAGACCCCGGCACTTGGTGCACATTGATCGCCCGCCACAATATCACGGTGTGGAATTCAGTCCCATCACTTTTCGATATGCTGATCACATATGCCGAGGGATTTGAAACGCGCGCCCCGGCGATATTGCGCGTCGCCCTGCTGTCCGGCGACTGGATCGGGCTTGATCTCGCGGGGCGTTTCCATGCCTTCAACACGCAGGGGCGTCTCCTTGCGCTGGGCGGGGCAACGGAAGCGGCGATCTGGTCCAACCACTTTGAAGTTGGCGACATTGATCCATCATGGCGCTCCATCCCGTATGGCCACCCGCTGACAAATCAGAAATTCCGTGTCGTCGATCATAACGGGCGCGATTGCCCTGACTGGATATCGGGAGAACTCTGGATTGGCGGGGCGGGTGTGGCGATGGGCTATCTCAACGACCCCACCCGGACGGCGGCGCAATTTGTCCGGTATCAGGGCGAGAGATGGTATGAAACCGGCGATATGGGCCGCTACTGGCCCGATGGGACGCTGGAATTTCTCGGGAGGCGGGACAGGCAGGTCAAGATCGGCGGCTATCGGATCGAACTGGCCGAGATTGATGTCGCCTTCTCATCCCTGCCCGGCATCAGGCAAAGCCTGACTTTGGCGACGGAGGGGCGAGACAGGTCGTTGATCACGTTCCTCATTCCAGCCTCGGATGAGATGTCTCCAGTATCTGACGAAGCCGCACCTGCGAACGAGATTTATAAAAGCTGCTTCAGGACAATTGAAACATCCTTACCCGCCACGGACAGGGCACAATCATGTGCAGCCGTCCGGGATTTCATCGCGGCGCATCTCGATATGAAAGGTTTATCTCTGGAGGATCTATCGGATCCGACAGAAGCTTGCGCGAAGTACGGTGCCACCCCGCATTTTCTACCGGTCTTTGAGCAATGGGCCGCCATTTGCGCTGAAGTGACTTCACCTGTTGCAGCGCCTTTGCAGGATTTTGAAACATTGCATCATCCGGTGCACGCGATATTAACCGGCGCGGCCCCGCCGAACACCCTCCTCGACGATGAAAACTGGGCGCCGGAAACGCAAATGCTGACGCTGCCGGGAACAAAAGAAGCCCTGCACTGGCTTGCGGACGCCGTGCCAGCGATCACCCGCTGCATCCATCACCGTCCGCTCATCGTCGAAATCGGGGCACGCAGCGGCCTGACGGCCCGTTACCTCATGCGCGCCCTGCCGTCGGGAAGCGCGCAATATATTGCGACCGATGAATCAGCGGAGATGATCTGCCGGGCGGAGGCGCGAGATGCGCGGGACCCGGGCCTGACATTTACGCACTGGCATGGCGAGACCCGCGCGGCGCTTGCTGGCCAGGCGGATATTGTCCTCGCCAATAACGCCCTTCATCGCCTGGATGCAGCCGGTCTGGACGCGGTAATGCATGTGGCGCGGCCCGGTGCCCTGATTTTCGTGATGGAGCTTGCCGTTCTGCCGCCTCTCGCCTGCGTGAGTGCGGATTTGCTGAATGGCGGCCACAGCCTGGCCGATCGGATCATCAGTGCCGAGGGATGGCGGGACCGGCTGGCAGCGCGCGGCTTGATCTGCGAGGATGCAGTGCGAATGGGTGATCAGAATTGCCTGATCCTCCACCGTGCTGCCGCCGATCAAAGGCCGGATATCGAGACGCTGCGTGCCCTCGCTGCCCGGAAACTGCCGGAATATATGATCCCGCGCCAGATCCGTTTCCTTGACGCATGGCCACTCACCCCGAATGGGAAAATCGATCACGCCGCATTACTGAAGAAGACCCATGCGGATGACGCGCCCGCCAGTCCGTTAACGCCTGCCCCACAGACGCGCAACGCGGCGGAAGCCTGCGTCGCCGCGATCTGGAAGCGCCTCCTCAAATTGACGGACGTCACGCGGGACAGTCACTTTTTTGCCATCGGGGGCGATAGTCTACTTGCAACGCGCCTGATCGGCGCCCTGGCCAGTGAGGGCTATGAAGCGCAGCTCAATATGCTGTTTGCGCGCCCTGTCCTGTCCGAATTTGCCGCGACTTTGACGCGTGCCGCGACAGATGGCGTGACGCTGACGCATGATATCGCCAATCGTTACGCGCCCTTCCCCCTCTCCGATGTGCAGCAGGCTTATCTCGTCGGGCGACAACCCGATTTCGCGCTCGGCGGTGTCGGGTCGCAATTTTTCATCACCTTCGACGTCACCGACCTGGATGTTAAGAAATTTGAGCATGCGTTGAACCACCTGATCAGACGGCACGACATGCTGCGCTGCGTGGTGCGGGGCACGCAGCAGCAGGTTCTTGAACATGTCCCGGTTTACAGGCTCAATCGCCGGATTTTCCCCAGCCTCGACTCACATGATTTAGAAATCTGGCGGGATGCCCTTTCCCATCAGCTTCTGAATCCTGAAAGCTGGCCGGTTTTCGACATTCAGGCAGCTTCAGACGGGGGCAATATCACCCGCATTTTCATGACACTTGATAATCTCATGCTGGATGGCATGAGTATGCAGATTTTTCTGGCTGAACTGGATGATCTCTATACAGGTCGCGCGACCCACGCTGAAGATCCTGGCATCACCTTCCGGGACTATCAGGTCCATCAGGCATTGCAGAAACCCGCCCCACAGTCACGCGATTATTGGCGGGCGCGCCTGCCTCTGCTCCCCCCGGCCCCGCCTTTGCCGCTCAAAAGCGACCCGGCGCAGTTATATCGCCCGGTCTTCAAGCGGCTATCATCCAGCCTCACCCCTCAGGTCTGGTCCCAACTGAAAAGCCGCGCCGCCGGGAGCGGTGTTACGCCCTCAACTGTGCTGCTTGCCGCTTTCTGCACGTCCCTCTCACGATGGAGTCAAACGCGGAAGCACACGCTGAACCTGACATTATTTGATCGGACGCCGATCCACCCGCAGATTGACCGCATTTTAGGGGATTTCACGTCCCTCCTGCTTCTTGAATGGTCGCCGGAGGCGGATTGGCGCACGACATTGATCGCCTTACAGCAACGGCTGGGACAGGATCTTGCCCATCGCGATGTGTCGGCGATCTGGGTGATGCGCCAGCTTGCCGCGTCTCTGGGCCAGGCATCCGCATCCATGCCCGTTATCTTTACAAGCGCCATCGGCGTCTCCGACGGACGCTTCCTGTCTGAAAGCGCTTTCCTGAAACCGCGCGACGGTATTTCCCAGACGCCGCAAGTCTGGCTTGATCATCAGGTTTATGAGGCGGATGGCAGACTGCACTTCAACTGGGACGTCGCTGAAGCGCTTTTTGACCCGGCTATGCTCAAAGCCCAGTTTGGCGCGTACTGCCACCTCCTGACGCAACTCGTGCATGAGGACGCGATCTGGGAAGCGCCCATGTCCCTGCTGATCGGCGCCCCATCTCAGGACGCGACACGGCCTGAAAGCGCACCCAAGCGTCCGGCCACGTCCACTCGGCAAAGTGAGGAACGTCATGAGCGCCCGGACCCCGCCTTTCTCGCATGGCTCTGTCAGGCATTTGAGGAGGTGACTGGTTACGCCATGGCGCCGCGTCAGAATTTTTTCGATCGTGGCGGCACGTCGCTTCATCTCGTGCAATTCCATAAATTATTGCGGGATGCCGGGTATTCGGACCTGACAGTGACGGATCTCTTCAGCCACGCGTCACCTCAGGAACTCGCCCTTCACCTCAAAAAGATGCAGGCCGCCGCGCCCCCTCCCGCCGATGCAGGTCGCCTTATGCGCAACCGTCGAAAAATAAACATGCAGCGCCGCACAGGCAGCTTGACGTCAGCGGATCGGGATGACCACCATGAATAA